From Penicillium psychrofluorescens genome assembly, chromosome: 1, one genomic window encodes:
- a CDS encoding uncharacterized protein (ID:PFLUO_002126-T1.cds;~source:funannotate): MDGPVQAGDLRKSDQARRESLSSQDSQTAKQFIDSQMRLEADAREILPYSFDSCTYALGPLRQSLFACQTCNPPPENPDDAYTPAGVCYSCSIACHGEHTLVELFNKRNFVCDCGTTRLPSTSPCTLRDDPKTGKKGARSQEPAASNTYNHNFRNRFCGCGEKYDPHQEKGTMFQCMGLGTVETGGCGEDWWHPECLIGLSRDWHKAEDGDETPLPPHFPAEDDFDQFLCFKCIDSNPWLKKYAGTPGFLPPVFKEGGLNKTPEANVTSADNTTSPAKPAEETNTKKRKAESDGPTDDEPTTKRTKDGQQSSTLTSIQEESGKQEKPPSPKHTLLPSSAPTSSFSLFLQEDFYDKLCRCADCFPNLALHPQLREEEETYEPPLSDDGEANGPGSTGTGSILERGEAALSNVDRVRAIEGAMVYNHLRDKVKEFLKPFAESGQAVSADDIKGYFEKLRGDEQGIQDAAGQVEALGGGDGQGDADGDNRREQNGKPDL; encoded by the exons ATGGATGGACCTGTGCAGGCTGGAGATCTCCGCAAAAGCGACCAGGCTCGTCGCGAGAGCTTGAGCTCGCAAGACTCGCAGACCGCGAAGCA GTTTATCGACTCCCAGATGCGACTGGAGGCCGATGCGCGTGAAATACTTCCCTAT TCCTTCGACTCATGCACCTACGCCCTCGGCCCTCTGCGCCAGAGCCTCTTCGCGTGCCAGACCTGCAACCCGCCTCCGGAGAACCCCGACGATGCGTACACCCCTGCCGGCGTCTGCTACTCCTGCTCCATCGCCTGCCACGGCGAGCACACCTTGGTGGAGCTGTTCAACAAGCGCAACTTTGTCTGTGACTGCGGGACGACGCGCCTGCCTTCTACCTCTCCGTGTACGCTCCGTGATGATCCCAAGACCGGGAAGAAGGGCGCCCGCTCGCAGGAGCCAGCGGCGAGCAACACGTACAATCACAACTTCCGGAACCGATTCTGTGGCTGTGGTGAGAAGTATGATCCTCACCAGGAGAAGGGTACCATGTTCCAATGTATGGGACTAGGCACGGTGGAAACGGGGGGATGCGGCGAGGATTGGTGGCATCCAGAATGCCTCATCGGCTTGTCGCGGGATTGGCATAAGgctgaagatggagatgaaacACCTCTTCCCCCTCACTTCCCCGCTGAGGACGATTTCGATCAATTCCTCTGCTTCAAATGCATTGACTCGAACCCTTGGCTGAAGAAGTACGCAGGGACACCGGGCTTCCTGCCTCCGGTGTTCAAGGAGGGTGGGCTGAACAAGACCCCGGAAGCCAATGTCACATCTGCAGACAATACTACATCTCCCGCAAAGCCAGCGGAGGAGACCAATACCAAAAAGCGCAAAGCAGAGAGTGACGGGCCTACGGACGACGAACCCACTACGAAGCGGACCAAGGACGGCCAGCAGTCCTCCACACTCACTAGCATCCAAGAGGAGTCAGGCAAACAGGAAAAGCCCCCTTCCCCCAAACATACTCTCCTCCCATCCTCAGCACCTACTTCGTcattctccctcttcctccaagaaGACTTCTACGACAAACTCTGCCGCTGCGCAGACTGCTTCCCAAATCTTGCACTCCACCCTCAACTccgcgaggaagaagaaacctACGAGCCACCGCTCTCGGACGACGGCGAGGCCAATGGTCCGGGAAGTACGGGGACGGGTAGCATTCTGGAACGCGGCGAAGCAGCGCTAAGCAATGTCGACCGCGTGCGCGCTATCGAGGGTGCAATGGTATATAACCATCTACGTGATAAGGTGAAGGAATTCTTGAAGCCGTTTGCGGAAAGCGGGCAGGCCGTCAGTGCGGATGATATCAAGGGGTATTTTGAAAAGTTACGTGGGGATGAGCAGGGGATTCAGGATGCGGCTGGTCAGGTGGAGGctcttggtggtggtgatggtcAGGGTGATGCGGATGGGGACAACCGGCGGGAGCAGAATGGTAAGCCTGATCTTTGA
- a CDS encoding uncharacterized protein (ID:PFLUO_002127-T1.cds;~source:funannotate): MGAIDSRRSAGGGYTSKVRVRDRYHIVGFISSGTYGRVYKAVGKNGQKGEFAIKKFKPDKEGESIQYTGLSQSAIREMALCTELSHANVVKLEEIILEDKCIFMVFEYTEHDLLQIIHHHTQPQRHAIPAVMVRSILFQLLNGLLYLHTNWVLHRDLKPANILVTSSGAIRIGDLGLARLFYKPLNSLFSGDKVVVTIWYRAPELLLGSRHYTPAVDMWAVGCIFAELLSLRPIFKGEEAKMDSKKTVPFQRNQMMKIVEILGLPRKETWPGLVSMPEYSQLQSLVLHRQPSHFHRGSSLEGWFQSCMKNGGYSASSNTGTPGTDGFDLLSRMLEYDPTKRITAQEALEHPYFANGGPISANCFDGVEGKYPHRRVTQDDNDIRTGSLPGTKRSGLPDDSLMGRVSKRLKE; encoded by the exons ATGGGG GCCATCGATTCCAGGAGATCCGCAGGAGGGGGCTATACCAGCAAAGTCCGCGTACGAGACCGGTATCACATCGTCGGGTTCATCAGCAGCGGAACCTATGGCCGGGTGTATAAGGCCGTCGGCAAAAATGGCCAGAAGGGAGAGTTTGCGATCAAAAA ATTCAAGCCGGACAAGGAGGGCGAGTCCATCCAGTACACCGGCCTGTCGCAGTCCGCCATCCGCGAAATGGCTCTATGCACCGAACTATCGCATGCAAACGTCGTAAAACTGGAGGAAATCATCTTGGAGGACAAATGCATCTTCATGGTGTTCGAGTATACCGAGCACGACTTGTTACAAATCATCCATCACCACACACAACCTCAAAGGCACGCTATCCCAGCGGTCATGGTCCGGTCAATTCTTTTCCAACTATTGAATGGACTGCTTTACCTCCACACAAACTGGGTCCTCCACCGCGATCTAAAACCGGCCAACATCCTTGTCACCTCGAGCGGAGCCATCCGGATCGGCGATCTGGGTCTCGCGCGACTATTCTACAAGCCCCTCAActctctcttctctggtgACAAGGTCGTCGTCACAATCTGGTACCGCGCAcccgagctgctgctgggtAGTCGACACTACACCCCCGCAGTCGACATGTGGGCCGTTGGCTGCATTttcgccgagctcctctccctccgcccaATCTTCAAAGGTGAGGAGGCAAAGATGGACAGCAAGAAGACCGTCCCATTCCAACGGAaccagatgatgaagatcgTGGAGATCCTCGGACTTCCACGCAAAGAGACTTGGCCGGGCCTCGTCTCGATGCCCGAGTATTCACAGCTCCAGTCCCTCGTGCTCCATCGCCAACCATCCCATTTCCATCGTGGCTCCAGCCTCGAGGGCTGGTTCCAGAGCTGCATGAAGAATGGCGGGTATTCCGCCAGCTCGAACACTGGAACCCCGGGTACAGACGGGTTTGATCTGCTGTCCCGCATGCTGGAATACGATCCGACAAAGCGGATCACCGCCCAAGAAGCACTCGAGCACCCCTATTTCGCGAATGGCGGACCCATCAGTGCGAACTGTTTTGATGGCGTCGAGGGCAAGTACCCCCATCGCCGGGTTACGCAGGACGACAATGATATTCGCACGGGTAGTCTCCCCGGTACGAAGCGGAGTGGACTGCCGGATGACTCGTTGATGGGGAGGGTGTCGAAACGGCTCAAGGAGTAA
- a CDS encoding uncharacterized protein (ID:PFLUO_002128-T1.cds;~source:funannotate) — MAEQPTQSRVTPYLVYLVFVTTLGPLQFGYHLAELNAPQAVITCEKKTIHSAIAPHGLPQCIPMDPSQFGLVSSIYTLGGLLGALLAGPVSTKYGRLVALRATTIFFILGPVAEALATAIPVLSLGRFLSGIGSGAAIVVGPIFISEIAPPSARGFFGAFTQVMTNVGILLAQTLGYFWSEGSFWRLILAVAGIIGALELLGLFTVPESPAWLAEHQKPNQAQKVLQRIRGGDADIEAEIEAWRASSGVAPEEESLLAPPSGSQPPKQSPVTIMQVARDPYYRPAIVAVVGVMVAQQFTGVNSVIMYSVSLLQSILPTTAALLTVFISAINLLMTLACSPLPDRIGRKRCLLLSICGMGSSSMLLAIGMAASQKILTAIAALLFVASFAVGLGPVPFILASELVGPEAVGATQSWALAANWIATFVVAQFFPVLNHALGGRGEVYWVFAAMAALLGAFIYHFVPETKGKANADEVWGRADRRQD, encoded by the exons ATGGCTGAGCAGCCCACCCAGTCGAGGGTCACCCCGTACCTAGTCTACCTGGTCTTTGTTACCACGCTGGGTCCGCTGCAGTTTGGATATCACCTG GCCGAGCTCAATGCACCCCAGGCAGTGATAACGTGCGAAAAGAAAACCATCCATTCCGCAATTGCCCCTCATGGCCTACCGCAGTGCATCCCAATGGACCCTTCCCAATTCGGTCTCGTGTCCTCAATCTACACTCTCGGCGGTCTTCTGGGAGCCCTGCTGGCGGGGCCCGTCTCAACCAAGTATGGACGCCTAGTGGCACTCCGCGCCACAACCATATTTTTCATCCTGGGCCCTGTGGCAGAAGCTCTGGCTACGGCAATTCCTGTCCTCAGCTTAGGTCGGTTTCTCTCCGGGATTGGCTCTGGTGCTGCGATTGTAGTCGGCCCAATCTTTATCTCGGAGATTGCGCCGCCCAGTGCTCGAGGCTTCTTTGGAGCATTTACCCAGGTCATGACCAACGTTGGTATTCTGTTAGCCCAAACGCTGGGGTATTTCTGGAGCGAAGGAAGCTTTTGGAGGCTGATTCTGGCTGTTGCTGGTATTATCGGTGCCTTGGAGCTATTGGGACTGTTCACAGTGCCGGAAAGTCCCGCATGGCTCGCGGAGCATCAAAAGCCCAATCAGGCCCAAAAAGTCCTACAACGAATCCGGGGAGGGGATGCCGATATCGAAGCCGAAATTGAGGCCTGGAGAGCTTCCTCGGGAGTTGCACCCGAGGAGGAATCTCTTCTTGCTCCACCGTCTGGAAGCCAGCCTCCCAAGCAATCTCCGGTTACGATCATGCAGGTCGCACGGGACCCCTACTACCGGCCAGCCATCGTCGCCGTGGTTGGTGTGATGGTCGCCCAGCAGTTCACGGGCGTCAACAGCGTCATCATGTATAGCGTGTCCCTGCTGCAGAGTATTCTGCCTACAACGGCTGCGCTGCTCACCGTGTTCATATCGGCCATCAATCTCCTTATGACTCTGGCCTGCTCCCCTTTGCCAGACCGGATCGGCCGGAAAAGGTGCCTGTTGCTCAGTATCTGCGGTATgggcagcagctccatgcTCCTGGCGATcggcatggccgccagccAGAAAATCCTGaccgccatcgccgccctCTTGTTCGTGGCAAGCTTCGCCGTCGGGCTGGGCCCGGTGCCGTTCATTCTCGCGTCGGAGCTTGTAGGCCCAGAAGCCGTGGGAGCCACACAGAGCTGGGCGCTGGCGGCCAACTGGATTGCGACTTTTGTCGTTGCACAATTCTTCCCCGTCCTCAACCACGCCCTGGGTGGCCGCGGGGAGGTGTACTGGGTGTtcgcggcgatggcggccCTGCTCGGCGCCTTTATCTACCACTTTGTGCCGGAgaccaagggcaaggcgAATGCTGATGAAGTGTGGGGGCGGGCGGACCGTCGACAGGACTAG
- a CDS encoding uncharacterized protein (ID:PFLUO_002129-T1.cds;~source:funannotate), whose amino-acid sequence MVRLPLPHRLSSHLSSRSTSSTPVQSRSTSPMRLPELKPLMLKITVIRYLVVNLGDARQSTPTIPKTLNPEWNVSFEMPVLGVPLLECICWDHDRFGKDYLGEFDIPLEDLFLEGDVDQQPKWYTLNSKRKPSKKKDSVISGEILLQFSISDSAKPDASPAEISQKFRSLVYAGEDEDQITPGELDELDRDEETSDETDDPSKPEVVEKRRRRLRMARLKRKSLAARAYQFSGSGSGVQGIMFVEVVRVTDLPPERNVTRTSFDMDPFVVTSLGRKTLRTPVVRHNLNPVYYEKMVFQVMRHERFYTISFTVMDRDKFSGNDFVASAGFPLQTLIQSAPEADPESGLYRFVEPPSSPEPSPVSKSSPRYGPSPSASSSNLSKMPRPTMKSRNSATSLSTNSVLDTPTIVPPTSAPVPEQGSFELDSSSTLQSTSTTTAAYESDSTADADGFRSYVIPLTLKNRDRWEDKHSPELRIKAKYLPYKALRQQFWRLMLKQYDADDSGRIDKIEMTTMLDTLGSTLKESTIDGFFSRFSSDNEPNETVDLTFDQAVVCLEDTLQMLQKKNAVGPTARKDAPAPSSSEEPSSGDELNIESSTTHPANVDPDNTSIPVLPSEEQPSSTDEFLQPDDLADERGEEHVIEIRECPLCHQPRLSKRSDADIITHIATCASRDWRQVDNLVMGGFVTSSQAQRKWYSKVITKISYGGYRLGANSANILVQDRITGQINEERMSVYVRLGIRLLYKGIKSRDMEKKRIRRVLRSLSIKQGRKYDDPASAGQIRDFINFHQLDMSEVLLPIEKFRTFNQFFYRALKEDARPCSAPNEPKVVVSPADCRSVVFDRLEEATSIWVKGREFSIERLLGNAYPEDAARYKNGALGVFRLAPQDYHRFHVPVDGIMGEPRMIGGEYYTVNPMAIRSALDVYGENVRVLVPIDSVVHGRVMVVCVGAMMVGSTVITRKAGDKVARAEELGYFKFGGSTLLVLFEEGVVNFDSDLTANSKGPLETLIRVGMSVGHSPDIPQFEPDMPKKAENVTAEEMQEAKRRIEGSLAPPTDPSVLAAIK is encoded by the exons ATGGTCCGGTTACCTCTGCCGCACCGGCTTAGCTCCCATCTGTCCTCGAGGAGCACGAGCTCGACCCCGGTCCAGAGCAGAAGCACCAGTCCCATGCGGCTGCCGGAGCTCAAGCCTCTGATGCTCAAGATCACCGTGATCCGG TATCTGGTAGTGAACCTGGGAGACGCGAGGCAGTCGACGCCAACAATCCCCAAGACCCTCAACCCAGAATGGAATGTCTCGTTCGAAATGCCCGTGCTGGGCGTCCCGCTATTGGAGTGTATTTGTTGGGATCATGACCGGTTTGGGAAAGACTATCTGGGAGAATTCGATATCCCCCTGGAGGATCTCTTCTTGGAAGGCGACGTGGACCAGCAG CCAAAATGGTATACTTTAAACTCGAAGCGGAAACCGtcaaagaagaaggacagcGTTATCTCCGGCGAGATCTTGCTCCagttctcgatctcggaTTCTGCGAAGCCCGATGCCTCCCCCGCGGAGATCAGTCAGAAATTCAGGAGCCTGGTGTATGCaggcgaggacgaggaccAGATCACTCCGGGCGAACTCGACGAACTCGACCGTGACGAAGAGACATCCGATGAGACCGATGACCCGTCGAAACCagaggtggtggagaagcggcggcgcagactcCGGATGGCACGCTTGAAGCGCAAATCCCTGGCGGCTCGAGCATATCAGTTCTCGGGCTCGGGGAGTGGAGTACAGGGGATCATGTTTGTGGAAGTTGTTCGGGTGACTGATCTCCCTCCCGAACGGAATG TGACGCGCACCTCATTCGACATGGATCCCTTTGTGGTGACTTCTCTCGGGAGGAAAACGCTTCGGACCCCGGTCGTGCGCCATAACTTGAACCCGGTATACTATGAAAAGATGGTGTTCCAAGTGATGCGACACGAAAGATTCTACACCATAAGCTTCACGGTGATGGACCGAGACAAGTTTTCCGGCAATGACTTCGTCGCCTCAGCCGGTTTCCCATTGCAGACTCTCATCCAGTCTGCCCCGGAGGCAGACCCGGAATCGGGTTTATACCGCTTTGTAGAACCACCTTCGTCGCCCGAGCCTAGTCCAGTCAGCAAATCGAGTCCCCGATATGGGCCCAGCCCTTCAGCTTCATCGTCGAATCTCTCGAAAATGCCGCGGCCTACAATGAAGTCTCGAAACTCCGCTACTTCGCTGTCCACCAACTCTGTTCTCGACACACCAACTATCGTTCCACCCACGAGTGCTCCGGTCCCCGAACAAGGGAGTTTCGAGCTTGATAGCAGTAGTACGTTGCAATCCACATCCACGACCACAGCCGCATACGAGAGTGATTCGACCGCGGATGCAGACGGGTTTCGGTCTTATGTTATCCCTCTGACGCTGAAGAATCGAGACCGCTGGGAAGACAAACATTCGCCTGAGTTGCGCATCAAGGCGAAGTATTTGCCATACAAAGCCCTCCGGCAGCAGTTCTGGAGACTGATGCTCAAGCAATATGACGCGGATGACAGCGGCCGCATTGATAAGATCGAAATGACGACGATGCTCGACACCCTGGGCTCCACCTTGAAAGAATCGACCATTGACGGCTTTTTCTCACGATTTAGCTCAGACAACGAGCCGAATGAGACGGTCGACTTGACCTTCGACCAGGCCGTGGTCTGTCTTGAGGATACTCTCCAGATGCtccagaaaaagaacgcGGTTGGACCTACTGCTCGCAAGGATGCACCTGCTCCATCGTCGAGTGAAGAGCCATCCAGCGGTGATGAGCTAAACATCGAATCAAGCACCACTCACCCGGCCAATGTTGACCCCGACAACACATCAATTCCAGTCTTACCTAGCGAAGAGCAGCCCAGCTCAACCGACGAATTTCTCCAACCCGACGATCTCGCGGATGAGAGGGGCGAGGAACACGTAATTGAAATTCGCGAGTGTCCGCTTTGTCACCAGCCTCGTCTTTCGAAGCGCTCTGATGCCGATATCATCACACACATTGCCACGTGCGCGAGTCGCGATTGGCGGCAGGTTGACAACTTGGTGATGGGTGGCTTTGTGACCTCCAGCCAGGCCCAGCGCAAGTGGTATTCGAAGGTGATCACAAAGATATCGTACGGCGGGTATCGACTCGGGGCGAATTCGGCCAATATTCTGGTCCAGGATCGCATCACAGGACAGATCAATGAGGAGCGCATGAGCGTCTATGTTCGGCTCGGGATTCGATTACTCTACAAGGGGATCAAGAGCCGTgacatggagaagaagcgaa TTCGTCGCGTTTTACGCTCCTTGAGCATCAAACAGGGCCGGAAATACGACGATCCTGCCTCGGCCGGCCAGATCCGGGACTTTATCAATTTCCACCAGCTGGACATGTCGGAGGTTTTACTGCCAATCGAGAAGTTCCGAACCTTCAACCAATTCTTCTACCGTGCACTAAAGGAGGATGCGCGACCGTGCTCGGCGCCCAACGAGCCCAAGGTTGTTGTGTCCCCGGCCGACTGCCGCtccgtcgtcttcgatcGGCTTGAGGAAGCGACCAGCATCTGGGTCAAGGGCCGAGAGTTCTCCATCGAAAGACTGCTGGGTAATGCCTACCCAGAAGATGCAGCACGGTACAAGAACGGTGCCTTGGGTGTGTTTCGACTGGCCCCCCAGGATTATCACCGCTTCCATGTTCCCGTTGATGGGATCATGGGCGAGCCCAGGATGATCGGGGGCGAGTACTACACGGTGAATCCCATGGCTATCCGCTCGGCGTTGGACGTGTATGGTGAGAATGTTCGGGTTCTGGTTCCCATTGATTCTGTTGTACATGGCCGCGTCATGGTCGTCTGTGTTGGCGCCATGATGGTCGGCAGCACGGTGATCACCCGAAAAGCGGGCGACAAGGTCGCGCGAGCCGAAGAGCTCGGCTACTTCAAGTTCGGGGGCAGTACGCTGCTTGTGCTGTTTGAAGAGGGGGTGGTCAATTTCGACAGCGACTTGACGGCCAATTCGAAGGGTCCCCTGGAGACTCTG ATCCGAGTCGGCATGTCTGTCGGCCACAGCCCAGACATCCCCCAATTCGAGCCCGACATGCCCAAGAAGGCAGAAAACGTCACGGCCGAAGAGATGCAAGAGGCCAAGCGGCGCATCGAGGGCAGCCTGGCGCCCCCGACCGACCCGTCCGTGCTCGCGGCCATCAAATGA
- a CDS encoding uncharacterized protein (ID:PFLUO_002130-T1.cds;~source:funannotate), with product MAARVIQEELLKELESNSELSNWFGREDLNPPAVVVKKPNPRNVQNTDKIKELEEQIQKLQRERQALNALLKQPSIPSIPQADPPSKLPRKTKRHSQEAKREPNIDTSLLDPSQQAILSSLQPSSKSFEDAPSSSPITLPPLPPSAVSARLSRITSGLAPNLDAFAAGMHDVELYRSTADTVSSRILRICAQRLEERDALTAQNRAAIESSDGEARSPSTAASTADKPREDLGLILGALSRVERR from the exons ATGGCAG CTCGCGTGATCCAGGAGGAGCTGCTTAAAGAGCTCGAATCAAACTCCGAACTGTCCAACTGGTTTGGCCGAGAAGACCTGAACCCGCCAGCGGTTGTGGTGAAGAAACCGAACCCGAGGAACGTGCAGAATACggacaagatcaaagaacTGGAGGAACAAATACAAAA ACTCCAACGAGAGAGGCAAGCCCTCAACGCTCTCCTCAAACAACCCTCAATCCCCTCAATACCACAAGCAGACCCTCCATCCAAGCTCCCGCGGAAGACAAAGCGACACTCGCAGGAAGCCAAGCGCGAGCCGAACATCGATACATCCCTCCTCGATCCCTCGCAACAAGCAATTTTGTCATCGCTCCAGCCTTCCTCCAAATCATTCGAAGACGctccgtcttcttccccgaTAACCCTGCCACCTTTACCTccctccgccgtctccgcgCGCCTTTCCCGAATCACATCCGGGCTCGCTCCCAATCTCGACGCTTTCGCTGCAGGAATGCACGATGTTGAACTGTACCGATCAACAGCAGACACTGTTTCCTCTCGGATCCTACGCATCTGCGCCCAGCGCCTTGAAGAGCGTGATGCACTCACTGCGCAAAACCGAGCTGCGATAGAGAGCAGTGACGGCGAAGCGCGTTCACCGAGTACTGCAGCGTCAACAGCAGATAAACCGCGGGAAGATCTGGGTCTTATTCTGGGTGCATTGAGTCGGGTTGAGAGACGGTAA
- a CDS encoding uncharacterized protein (ID:PFLUO_002131-T1.cds;~source:funannotate) has translation MAGGYFGLPTSSRRSSASSTSTGSSRVSPGTRALPTTFPSESYPPKKQQQTEKKQGSNDASSAQGKHRNAGILKSTNRVKVTVGGDESREATGGSTIQPRVDRRGVVLPQKPAPTASIPYILDKDAQLAPLAENDESTDITGLTISSQTSLVGIVGDYENKNPGINDKGRAIYLARERAQRPPSLLSCPPKSPKPSPRSSLASLTNSFPTEGVFPVEDGDEISMISFPEKQQLYDELSDDEAGSIDGLSTPHTSEAHHLVRQMTRSDFNFFARARAPSTSLFSGQVTPVEERDPDSYVERPKHYRGGILSSLLKLYDNQASGNSNSNSKMDPYDSQGHYGRSRQGSSSEFSGRTLSPDSVWKPDRPRKWYEKSRSRSSTSLSGSTAKGSISSPISMLKRSRSSSAITNVTRRMVKSKLEDQIRITVHIAALLSRQRYLIRLCRALMKYGAPTHRLEEYMRMTARVLEIEGQFLYIPGCMIISFDDASTHTTEVKVVRSTQGIDLGKLADVHEIYKEVIHDVIGVEEAIQRLDEVMNKTSKFHILFLIFAHGCASASVGPFAFNARPIDMPIAFLLGCLLGVLQLVLSPKSSLYSNVFEISAAVLTSFLARAFGSIKYNGEPLFCFAALAQSAIALILPGYTVLCASLELQSRSIIAGSVRMVYAIIYSLFLGFGITIGTAVYGLLDSQASTKYNCAPSPINNEYLQRFPFVLIFTACLAIVNRAKWKQIPMMMVISLAGYVVSYFSSKRFYSNTQVSNALGAFVIGIIGNLYSRLRHGLAAAAMLPAIFVLVPSGLAASGSLISGITSAEEMTRSPYSVVNNGTQGFVDAAKNLSAADARNQSYGVVFDIGYGMVQVAIGTTVGLFLAALVVYPLGKKRSGLFSF, from the coding sequence ATGGCGGGTGGATATTTCGGTCTTCCCACCTCATCTCGCCGGTCGAGTGCGTCCAGCACATCAACTGGATCGAGCAGAGTCTCTCCAGGTACACGGGCATTGCCCACAACCTTCCCCAGTGAAAGCTACCCACCaaaaaagcagcagcagaccgAAAAGAAGCAGGGATCAAACGACGCGTCCAGCGCTCAGGGCAAGCACCGGAATGCGGGCATTCTAAAAAGCACGAATCGCGTCAAAGTCACCGTAGGTGGGGATGAGTCCCGAGAAGCCACTGGTGGATCTACGATCCAGCCCCGAGTGGATAGAAGGGGTGTGGTGCTGCCGCAAAAACCGGCGCCCACTGCCAGCATTCCATATATCCTGGATAAGGATGCTCAGCTCGCGCCCTTGGCGGAGAACGACGAATCGACAGATATCACAGGCTTGACGATCTCTTCACAGACCAGCTTAGTGGGGATCGTCGGAGACTATGAGAACAAAAATCCCGGTATTAATGACAAAGGGCGGGCCATATACTTGGCCCGAGAAAGAGCTCAACGGCCGCCATCCCTTCTCAGTTGCCCTCCAAAATCTCCGAAGCCAAGTCCACGGTCCAGTCTAGCTTCACTGACCAACTCTTTTCCGACTGAAGGGGTCTTTCCAGTTGAAGATGGGGATGAGATCTCTATGATCAGTTTCCCCGAGAAACAACAGCTCTACGACGAATTGTCAGATGATGAAGCCGGCTCTATAGACGGACTATCAACACCGCACACCTCCGAAGCCCATCATCTCGTGCGACAAATGACTCGTTCAGACTTTAACTTCTTTGCCCGCGCTCGTGCTCCCTCGACTAGTTTGTTTTCTGGCCAGGTCACCCCCGTCGAAGAGAGGGACCCTGATAGCTATGTCGAGCGGCCGAAGCATTACCGTGGAGGAATCCTATCGTCCCTCCTCAAGCTCTACGACAATCAGGCTAGCGGCAACAGCAATAGCAACAGTAAAATGGACCCATATGATTCCCAGGGCCATTATGGTCGATCGAGACAAGGAAGCTCCTCCGAGTTCAGTGGACGAACTCTGTCCCCAGACTCTGTTTGGAAACCAGACCGGCCCAGGAAGTGGTACGAGAAATCGCGCAGCCGTTCTAGCACCTCCCTCAGCGGCTCGACAGCCAAGGGCTCCATCAGCTCTCCGATAAGCATGCTCAAGCGGTCCCGGAGCAGCAGTGCCATTACCAACGTGACCCGCCGCATGGTCAAATCCAAGCTCGAAGATCAGATTCGCATTACAGTCCACATCGCAGCGCTTCTCTCACGCCAACGATATCTGATCCGTCTGTGCCGTGCACTGATGAAGTATGGTGCGCCAACCCACCGCCTGGAGGAATACATGCGCATGACGGCTCGAGTGCTGGAGATCGAGGGCCAGTTTTTGTATATTCCTGGATGCATGATCATCTCATTCGACGATGCCTCCACACATACGACGGAGGTTAAAGTTGTCAGGTCCACTCAAGGAATTGACCTGGGGAAACTCGCCGACGTACACGAGATATACAAGGAGGTGATTCATGACGTGATAGgcgtcgaagaagccatccaGCGACTGGACGAGGTGATGAATAAAACCAGCAAATTCCACATCCTCTTTCTCATCTTTGCACACGGCTGTGCCAGTGCATCAGTGGGACCTTTTGCATTCAACGCGCGGCCCATCGATATGCCAATCGCCTTCTTGCTAGGATGTCTCCTGGGCGTGCTGCAACTGGTTCTCTCGCCCAAGTCCAGTTTGTATTCGAACGTGTTTGAGATATCCGCCGCGGTTCTGACCTCATTCTTGGCGCGTGCGTTCGGCAGCATTAAATACAACGGCGAGCCGCTCTTCTGCTTCGCCGCGCTAGCGCAGTCAGCTATTGCCCTCATCTTGCCAGGGTATACTGTGCTGTGTGCGAGTCTGGAACTTCAGTCACGCAGCATCATCGCCGGCTCTGTACGTATGGTCTATGCCATCATCTACTCCCTCTTCCTAGGGTTCGGAATCACCATCGGCACAGCAGTGTACGGACTGCTAGACTCCCAAGCATCAACAAAATACAATTGCGCGCCCAGTCCAATCAACAACGAATACCTACAGCGATTCCCCTTCGTGCTCATTTTCACCGCATGTCTAGCAATTGTCAACCGCGCCAAGTGGAAACAGATTcccatgatgatggtgatctCCCTGGCCGGATACGTGGTCAGCTACTTCAGCTCGAAGCGCTTCTACTCGAACACACAAGTCTCCAACGCGCTAGGGGCCTTTGTGATTGGCATTATTGGCAATTTATACAGCCGATTGAGACACGGccttgccgccgctgccaTGCTACCTGCGATCTTTGTCCTGGTGCCTTCCGGTCTTGCGGCTAGCGGTTCATTGATTTCAGgcatcacctccgccgaggAAATGACCCGTTCTCCCTATAGTGTCGTCAACAACGGCACGCAGGGGTTCGTCGACGCGGCTAAGAACTTGTCTGCCGCTGACGCGCGCAATCAGAGCTACGGCGTCGTCTTCGATATTGGGTACGGCATGGTTCAGGTCGCTATTGGGACGACAGTTGGTCTCTTCCTGGCGGCATTGGTGGTGTACCCgctgggcaagaagcgcaGCGGTCTCTTTAGCTTTTAA